ATGTTTGTGTATAGAGATAATCTTATTCTTATCGTTACTTAAGCCAGTGGAgaaattgttcaaaaatgtCTGTTAGTAAAAAAACCCTTTTGAAACTTCAAAGAGAATCCGCTTTTTAAAATCTGGATTTGAAATTTGCTTTGCATATAGTGCTTACAACTGAGCGGACATTTTAAAGTCGAAATCTATAAAATcccaaaaatacaaaatttttgTAGATAACACAATAACTAATCGactcttttttttccttcgcttgtatttaataataaatgcgAACCAATGACGTTGAattttgatataaaaaatgaaaacgattTGAAAAAGCTCGGATTTGTGTTTTGAactcaatatttatttttcgtttttgatAAGAACCGATAATTTTCCCACATGTATTTAATCTGTGCAAATTGCTTTTGCGTATCAAATttatatgaatttatttttagaaccATATATTTGAAAAGGGTTTTTAGAAAAACAACACTACGCCGACGCGTTAATTTCGAAGTAATTTAATGTGCAAAAGGCTAAAATATCACACCTAATTTGGTAAAAAAATTGCCTAGCAAATGGGTTTTATACTCTGAAAATATTCATTAATCTTGGCGCATTTTGAAGCATTTTTTTTACGCTAGATAGCTCTCgaataaatccatattttgttcttcaaatttcaaactcaatttgtttgttttcctttgaacACTTTTCGAATGATTCTATGAAAATACGAGAAGACTGTGTTGTGTTTGTTTACACACGAAATTGTAATCGCAAGTCGTCAGAAAACTTTTGATATCATAGATGTTTGGCCTCGAAATTGCCATTGTCACCGGCTGGGCTTGTTATCTAGCCAAGATTGGTATTGCTCGAGTCTTTGGATGCCAGAGACATCATTcatccatatatgtatgaatgTTCGCATGTAGGTTGacactataaatatatatgtgtttttttttagcacgTCTATTGAATGTTGCTGTCTTCTGATCAAGAGAATCGTCTGGAGAACCCTTCAGTTTTGCCATGGTTGACAAAGATTTGGCAACGATTACAGCCACGCCTTGCAATCCGAAGACGCCTGTTGTCTGCTGTATACCTTATGTATACAGACTCCTGGCGATTCTGGGGGAAATGGTGGGTCTGCCTCCTCCGATTTCCGTGGAAGTGCATTCGCCCAGAATGCCGCCGCCCATCTGCCGTCTTCCCATTAATGAACGTGTTTCTGCCCTCGCCGCGCCACTGGCGTGcatgtgtgtacatatgtatgtacatcgGCACTTCGGACgaattgttaaaaataaacattttcagcGGAACCCCTTGAATGGAAATGTGGCTCCCGGCGTGTGTGCTTGTGCAAATACTACGCCGTATGGCTCTATGTGGCTCGCCCTAACGTATTCGCAAGAAGTCGTCGTTCCGGCGAATCTCTCCGGTGACTCGAGACAGGtttgccaatgccccaataATTAGCTGCCAAGCAGCTTACGGCGCATATTCATATTCACATATAGGTACTAACCACCATCCCAGTTCCCCTCCTACTCACACTGCTGTTCCGTTGATGCGGTACTCGCTGATGGAGTACCGAAAGTCCGGTCCGTTCAGCTCGTGCTCCTCCAGGGGCTCCCAGTAGAAGCGCATAGCCTTCTCCGACGAGTAGACATAGAAGCTGCCGTAGGTGACGCGAGGAGGGCGGCGCGGCGGCGCCGGAGCGGTGGCGAACGCATAAATCATGGGCTCGCTCCAGAGCGTGTTGTTTTGGTTGGCGCGCACGCGCACCCGGAGCGTGTAGTTGTAGCCGGCGAAGGGCAGCTCCGTGAGGCAGAGCGTGTCCTTGATGGTCAGCGTGTGGTTTCGCCAGCTGGGCCGCGTGATGGGCTCAAAGTTTTGCGGCGTGACGCGCACCTGCCACACCAGGCCGCGATTGTAGTTGGACCGACGGGGCATCTCCCACGACAGGCACACGGAGCTCTCGGTCCTGTTGAGCAGGGTCAGGTTCTGGCCAGGTCGCGCCGGCACCAGACGCTCAAAGTGATTGATCGTGATCGGCTGCGTCTCGTGGCCCAGGGCATTGGAGATGGACAGTCGGAAGTAGAAGGTCTCGCTGAAGCGCTTGTAGTTGTCGTCGGTTAGGTTACAGGTGACCACTGGCGCCGAGTCGAAGTTGCAGTCCAGTGTGTTGCTATATCGCCAGTCGTTGTTGGTGTTGTAGCTGATGTTGTACTTGGTGATGACCGTGTTGGGCGGCTGGGTGAAGTTGCACACCATAAACTGGAAGTCGTAGTCCAGGCAGTTGAAGTCGCGCACCAGGAGCGGCCTGGTGCCCACGTAGACCTTTGACTTGTTGATCACATACTCGTCGCACATGCAGTGGTAGTCGTTCTCTTGCTCCACGGCATTCGTGTCGCTAAACAGGATGGTGGTGTTGTTCAGGATTCGGATGTGCTTGGAATCGCGGTAGACGCGGCCGCCGCCTGTAAAGTACAGCTTCTCCACCGGGCAGTCCTCGGCGCTCTTGCCGTTAAAGTAGTCTTCGTTGAGGGTGCAGCTCAGATTAAAGTCGCCGCCGATGAGCTGCTCCACCTTGGAGGGAATCACCCAGCCAGGATCCAAGATGGCGTTGGCGCCACCCCGGCAGCCGGCAAGCAGCATGAGCAGCAGGACGAGCTGCTCCTGGGCCACCATCTTCCTGGTCCTGGTTCTGCTCCCAATCCTAATCCTAATCCTAATCCCCTCCTTCCCTTGCTGTTAAGGTTTACTctggctctctctctctctctctcccacTCTGTCTCTCTGTCTTTAGCTCTTTTCCTCTCTTtctgtctctctctcgctcttacACACGCGCGCACACCAAAACGGcgctctctcacacacacaagaGCACCTTGCTGTTGGCCTCGCACTTGTTGGCTGTGTATTGGTGGCCAGTTCTCGGAAACCGTTTATACGCTGCGTTCCTGGAAGTGGCTCTTAAACATTTCACTGCCCAGGTGTGGGCTTCTTGTCCGGGGCTTCACTACGACTAAATTACGAATAGGGCTATCAGGGCCTTGCAATGCCAATTGCTCGCTTCGAGCAACTGTGGTACCGTGTTACTGTTTTGTCTCTGGCTCTCTCGCAAATGCAGAATCCTCAGTTGGCTAAGGCGATCGCTCTCCTCCCTGCCCCCGCTCGCGATGCTGACGATATATGTTGTCGACGAGTTGCTTGTCCGCAGTGTGACCGCTTATCGAAAGTTATCGCAGTCCGATATGCGATATCACTGGGGCTACCTGTCGACGAACGGCCCCACTAAATGCGATAGGTGCCAAACATCGCATTTCAGCCGAAATTCGAATTCTAGGCCACCCGTTGCTTGTATCTCTAGAACGCCCTCTGCCGAATACGTTTTCAAGCAGAGCAAACTACTTGGCAGCGGTTTTGGACGCGTTCAAAGCGTTCAATTGGCCGCTATCGATTCATCGATTGGTGGTTGATACGTCAGCCCTGGCGTGTGTAAGagtcaaaatcgaaatccatcgtgagtgtgtgtgtgtccgtgtgaGTGAGAAAGTGACGAATTACTTTTCATCAAATGGGAAATAATTTAGGGTGAAAACACGTATATATTCGGAACACATTTAAATTACAGACGTGATAACATCTCGAAAGAACCAGCTACATCGGTGCAAATTAAGCTAAACGAGAACACCGCAAATACACCATCGAAATGGCGGAAGGCGGCAGCAAGCGCATCAACGTGGTTGTAAAAACGCCAAAGGACAAGAAAACGGTCGAAGTTGACGAAGATTCTGGAATAAAAGATGTGAGTACGGAGCACGTGACCCGCCTGACTTGGTTGCTGGTACCCCAAACCCTTCTGGACCCTTCCATTCATAGCGATGGACCACCTCCCTCCCTCCCTGCTCTTTGCCCACACCCCCGAAAGTATTGGGAAATTAGTGCCCGTAATCGCGGTACAGTGCACTTTGCCTAAGCCGCACACAACACGCGCAGCTGGTACAGTGCACTTTGCACAGTGATTGGTCTTCTTCCCATTAACACACATAAATTGAAGCAGAGGCATGGGAGCgaacatttaattgaaaggGGAAACTAGACCATGGGCACATAATAATGACAACAATCACACCATTCTCGCCCCACAGTTCAAAATTCTGGTTGCACAAAAGTTCGAGGCGGAGCCCGAGCAGCTCGTGCTCATTTTTGCCGGCAAAATTATGAAGGACACGGACACCCTTCAGATGCACAACATCAAGGACAACCTGACGGTGCATCTGGTGATTAAGGCGCCGACGCGCAACAACGAGCAGCCGGCCCGACAGCCGGCTGACGTGCGCCAAACGCCCTTTGGCCTCAATCAATTCGGTGGCCTGGCCGGAATGGAGGCACTTGGAGCCGGATCGAACACGTTCATGGATCTGCAGGCGCGCATGCAGAACGAGCTGCTCAACAATGGCGACATGCTGCGCTCCCTGATGGACAACCCGATGGTGCAGCAGATGATGAATAATCCGGATACCATGCGTCAGCTTATCACGTCCAATCCGCAAATGCATGACCTGATGCAGCGCAACCCCGAGATCTCGCATATGCTTAACAATCCGGACCTGCTGCGCCAGACGATGGAGCTGGCCCGCAATCCCTCGATGTTGCAGGAGCTGATGCGTTCGCACGACCGCGCCATGTCGAATCTGGAGTCGGTGCCGGGCGGCTATAGCGCCCTGCAGCGCATCTACCGCGATATTCAGGAGCCAATGATGAACGCGGCCACGGAATCCTTTGGTCGCAACCCCTTTGCCGGCCTGGTCGACGGCGGCGGTTCAGGAGCCGGCAACAACCCGCAGCAGGGCACCGAGAACCGCAATCCCCTGCCGAATCCATGGGGCGGTGCCAATTCGGGAACCAATGGAACAGTCGGTGGCTCCGGCGCCGGCAATCCGACGGGGGATCTGCCGCCGAACAATGTGCTCAACACGCCGGCCATGCGAAGCCTGCTCCAGCAGATGGCCGACAATCCAGCCATGATGCAGAACCTGCTGAACGCGCCCTACACGCGTTCCATGATGGAGTCCATGTCACAGGACCCGGACATGGCCGCGCGCTTGCTGAGCAGCAGTCCGCTCATGTCTAACAATCCCGCCCTGCAGGAGCAGGTGCGTCAGATGATGCCGCAGTTTATGGCCCAAATGCAGAACCCCGAGGTGATGAACATGCTGACCAATCCGGATGCAATGAACGCTATCCTGCAGATCCAGCAGGGCATGGAGCAGCTGCGCAGCGCGGCCCCAGGTCTCGTTGGCACCCTGGGCAttccaccgccaccaccgGGTGCCGGCACCGGAACGAATCCAGCCAGCGGCGATGGGAGCGGGGGCAACAGCGGTGCCAGCACCAACAATGTTTCGCCAAGCAGCGGCCTCAACGCCGGCACCGGCACTCCAAACCTGGCCCCGGGCGGTGGTCCCAACGCGCAGCTCTTCAACGACTTCATGATGCGCATGCTCAACGGGATGTCGAACAACGCGGACAACACACAGCCGCCGGAGGTGCGCTACCAGTcgcagctggagcagctgaACGCCATGGGCTTTGTCAACCGTGATGCCAACTTGCAGGGTGAGTGTCCTAGTGGGTCTTGGTGGGTCGCCTGCCCTGTGCGATGATTCTAATCCGCTCTCTTGTGTTTGGTTTGCAGCTCTGATCGCTACCTTCGGGGACATCAATGCGGCGGTAGAGCGACTGCTGTCCCTCAACCAGTTGTCCTTGAGTTAACAAGGCTAAGCCATAGCCATAACCAAACTGTACACAACCTGTCTATATATCTACGAACTACAACTACTATATATACCACTACGGCCCTGGAGAACGCGAATGAGAACACGACTAGTTAGGAGGACAGGTCCTAAACCCAAACACACACCCTCCGCCAAAAAATTCCACGGTCAGCGCTGCTGATCGCTTGTTTCCCCATCAAGCCGGAAATGTCAGGAATCCATCATAGCCACATGCCAACATACCAACACCCCCAAGACACAAAAAGATGGCTCCAAACGAGCATAGTTGCCTCGAGATCGGAGAGATACTAGATATAGGTGGGTGATATGAATGACGCCGGTGAGAATGTTAGATAGGGATCGCATACCAAAGTGTTAGCACTTTCGTAGTTGAtatcagattttttttttttttaaataatttacatttCGTGAGCTCGGAGAATCCTTTAAGCGGAAATGCGTTAGCCGAAAACCAACTTGAATATGCATACTTTGCTCACGTAATGCATAGTTTTGCACGCCCAACAACTTCAATCGAAATACTTAACGCATTTCTTTATCGGAGAACTTCgttaattttcaataaagtTAAGCGGGAATGTGCACTTTTGTCATTGATAATGTAATAACTATTTTGTCGCCAACAGATGCGAATTCCAGTTTTGTGTTTAAGAAAAAAGAATCGGTACAGAGATCAGAGGCGTAGTATATATCCTGTGTTCTGGTCAGGCAGTTTAGTTTTAGTCGGGTGCTAGTGGGCGTGGGCTATAGCCGCAGTCCTTCTgactcccccccccctccattTCTCGCGATCGGAAAACGTTCTGGAAATTGCAAACAACTGCAAACAGGACAAACGTACAGTAGATATCGGCTATATGCAAAGACGACACTGTCTTGGGGGAATCCTAACATACGCGCGAGTATGCTGTAGTCAATCAAAATGTTTATCGATTCGTTAATATAAGAGCAATCTCCAAGCGTTATTTATCCCACATCCCGTTCAGAGGAATACAAATGTAAAAAGTTGTTGCACACAAGCGATTTGCATGCTAACGATATCTACTGTAAGTTAATGTGtgtatataggtatatatatatgtatatacatatatatatatatatcaaaatattccAAGGTGTTAACAAAAGACGTAAaactataaaacaaaaaaaaaaaaaaaaaaaaaaaaccaactccTTAGTAAAGAGAGGAAGCCCCAATAATAACTTGTAATGTAATTTACTCTAAGCTTTCGTATATAAAACCTATAACCGACCATTTGGGTTCCCATTTCCGatcaatcacacacacacacactttcgAAAAGCTTTCCTTCGCGCGCTCACCGTTTATATAAGATATGGATTCAGTGTATACCCTGTAAGTGCTACCACCACATAGCCTCGCTCGTCCGCTGTGGGATTGGCTGGTCGgccggctggctggctggccggctggctggctggccggGTTGTTGGTTGGTCAGTTGGGCTAGTGGACTAGTGGAACTACGTTTATTTGTTTAGTGAAGGAAGTGAGGCAAagtaattaaatgtaaatgatcACATGTTTGAAAACGTAATAAAGCTACTTTGGTTTTAGATTATAGCCAACCTCGTCTATTACTCTCTACTATCTCATTTACTTCCAAAGGCATCCGAAATAAAGCAGCTCACCCACTCTGGCTTAGTTTTAGTAAGCAGTACTTTCTAATTGCTATTCCAAATCTTTACTGCAGCTTAAACGTTTATAATAACTTATACACTTATAACTTATAACTTATGTCCTCATGCCGACAAGTTAACCAGAGCATCCCAGATCCAGTCCATGTAGAAAGTCACATTGGTGCAGACACTTAGGCCCGCACAGGAGCTCAAGCCGAAGATGATGATGCCAAACTGGAAGGTGCGATACGTGCCCCCGTAGAGAATTTTTGCGCTAAAGGGGCCACCGGAATCCCCTTTGCATGCGTGGCTCGTCTCGGTGTGGACGCATATCTGCGACTCGTCCACCTGCTGCTGGAACTTCAAGGTGCAGAGTTCGCGATCGATACGATCCCCAACGGAATGCTTCAGCACCCGTGGTATGCTGCGAAAGTCTTCTGCAGTGGTGCCCCAGACGGTCAACTGGAATCGGTCGATGGCCGCCACTGGCTCATTGATGAGCAGGCAAATGGGGCGCACGAAGTCTATAGGGGAAAGGCAGTTCTGGTTGAGACTTTCGAGGGCAACGACTGGATATCTCCCACTCAATTACCTGAATACTGCACCGCATGCTGCATCCGGAGTAGGCCAATGTCGTACTGTTGGGCTTGTATTTTGCCGAATCCGGCGTGCACGATCTTCTTGTCGATCCGAACGCAGTATGCGTTTGATAAGCGAGCACCCGAGCTGCAATTTTGTCCAGGATTCCAGGCGTCGAAATCACCCAAGTGCACCTGCCTACAGGGAGAGATTGGGTAATGGGCTGATGACCACCACATATGCTGGCGAATGGGCAGGACTTACATGGCTTCTCTAAATACGCAATGTGCTGCTGTCAAAACAAATCCTGGAATGGTTAAAATTTAGCCTTGCGTGAGCTAAATAAGACACTCATCATTTGGCACAAACACTCACTATGATTGATGAGCGATCCACTGCATTTGGCCTTGCCATTCACTATCACCGAAACAATCCAAGGATTGGCCTGTATGTCAGTGCTGCTATCAAAGTAATTCCACCAAGTTAGCTTAGCGTTAGTTGGAAGCGACCTTCCACATTCCGCGTCGAGCAGGAAAGCCGATCCCTCTCGGGATCCGAGAAATAGAGAGGCAAAGAGGA
The DNA window shown above is from Drosophila melanogaster chromosome X and carries:
- the Ubqn gene encoding ubiquilin, isoform B produces the protein MAEGGSKRINVVVKTPKDKKTVEVDEDSGIKDFKILVAQKFEAEPEQLVLIFAGKIMKDTDTLQMHNIKDNLTVHLVIKAPTRNNEQPARQPADVRQTPFGLNQFGGLAGMEALGAGSNTFMDLQARMQNELLNNGDMLRSLMDNPMVQQMMNNPDTMRQLITSNPQMHDLMQRNPEISHMLNNPDLLRQTMELARNPSMLQELMRSHDRAMSNLESVPGGYSALQRIYRDIQEPMMNAATESFGRNPFAGLVDGGGSGAGNNPQQGTENRNPLPNPWGGANSGTNGTVGGSGAGNPTGDLPPNNVLNTPAMRSLLQQMADNPAMMQNLLNAPYTRSMMESMSQDPDMAARLLSSSPLMSNNPALQEQVRQMMPQFMAQMQNPEVMNMLTNPDAMNAILQIQQGMEQLRSAAPGLVGTLGIPPPPPGAGTGTNPASGDGSGGNSGASTNNVSPSSGLNAGTGTPNLAPGGGPNAQLFNDFMMRMLNGMSNNADNTQPPEVRYQSQLEQLNAMGFVNRDANLQALIATFGDINAAVERLLSLNQLSLS
- the CG14227 gene encoding uncharacterized protein is translated as MKKVIAALLILFASLFLGSREGSAFLLDAECGRSLPTNAKLTWWNYFDSSTDIQANPWIVSVIVNGKAKCSGSLINHRFVLTAAHCVFREAMQVHLGDFDAWNPGQNCSSGARLSNAYCVRIDKKIVHAGFGKIQAQQYDIGLLRMQHAVQYSDFVRPICLLINEPVAAIDRFQLTVWGTTAEDFRSIPRVLKHSVGDRIDRELCTLKFQQQVDESQICVHTETSHACKGDSGGPFSAKILYGGTYRTFQFGIIIFGLSSCAGLSVCTNVTFYMDWIWDALVNLSA